In a single window of the Callithrix jacchus isolate 240 chromosome 1, calJac240_pri, whole genome shotgun sequence genome:
- the DUSP18 gene encoding dual specificity protein phosphatase 18 isoform X1, whose amino-acid sequence MTAPLCAFPVQFPQPSVSGLSQITKSLYISNGAAANNKLMLSSNQITMVINVSVEVVNTLYEDIQYLQVPVADTPNSRLCDLFDPIADHIHSVEMKQGRTLLHCAAGVSRSAALCLAYLMKYHAMSLLDAHTWTKSCRPIIRPNSGFWEQLIHYEFQLFGKNTVHMVSSPVGVIPDIYEKEVRSMIPL is encoded by the coding sequence ATGACAGCACCCCTGTGTGCCTTCCCGGTTCAGTTCCCACAGCCCTCAGTCAGCGGCCTCTCACAGATAACCAAAAGCCTGTATATCAGCAATGGCGCAGCCGCCAACAACAAGCTCATGCTGTCTAGCAACCAGATCACCATGGTCATCAATGTCTCAGTGGAGGTAGTGAACACCTTATACGAGGATATCCAGTACCTGCAGGTACCTGTGGCTGACACCCCTAACTCACGACTCTGCGACCTCTTTGACCCTATTGCTGACCACATCCATAGTGTGGAGATGAAGCAGGGCCGTACTCTGCTGCACTGTGCTGCCGGTGTGAGTCGCTCAGCCGCCCTGTGCCTCGCCTACCTCATGAAGTACCATGCCATGTCCCTGCTGGATGCCCACACATGGACCAAGTCATGCCGGCCCATCATCCGACCCAACAGTGGCTTTTGGGAGCAGCTCATCCACTATGAGTTTCAGTTGTTTGGCAAGAACACTGTGCACATGGTCAGTTCCCCAGTGGGAGTGATTCCTGACATCTATGAGAAGGAAGTCCGTTCGATGATCCCACTGTGA
- the DUSP18 gene encoding dual specificity protein phosphatase 18 isoform X2, protein MTAPLCAFPVQFPQPSVSGLSQITKSLYISNGAAANNKLMLSSNQITMVINVSVECGDEAGPYSAALCCRCESLSRPVPRLPHEVPCHVPAGCPHMDQVMPAHHPTQQWLLGAAHPL, encoded by the exons ATGACAGCACCCCTGTGTGCCTTCCCGGTTCAGTTCCCACAGCCCTCAGTCAGCGGCCTCTCACAGATAACCAAAAGCCTGTATATCAGCAATGGCGCAGCCGCCAACAACAAGCTCATGCTGTCTAGCAACCAGATCACCATGGTCATCAATGTCTCAGTGGAG TGTGGAGATGAAGCAGGGCCGTACTCTGCTGCACTGTGCTGCCGGTGTGAGTCGCTCAGCCGCCCTGTGCCTCGCCTACCTCATGAAGTACCATGCCATGTCCCTGCTGGATGCCCACACATGGACCAAGTCATGCCGGCCCATCATCCGACCCAACAGTGGCTTTTGGGAGCAGCTCATCCACTATGA